The following proteins are encoded in a genomic region of Pelodictyon phaeoclathratiforme BU-1:
- a CDS encoding BatD family protein, giving the protein MATGFARYRYRPFLLLILALLCVPAFAGASKVLETEPFLASSINNDHPFVGQEVLLTYRLYFNTDAPKISDEVAPSLQGVWASETKTERFIRSIPVTIQGKQFRSAVIKQFKVVPIQSGKITLSGYSMLCTIPQDNVAMDGKVLPDNRFRITAPALTISVHALPEPVPDKLSGAVGLFSLNLMADKQKLKTGEPLSLKLTLAGTGSLLTLELPSLLIHESFRRNPPERKTILSKESELTSGTIISTMVVWPQSKGVFQITATPLVVFNPETKRFSTLYAQPLTITVDSTAQQATADESAPLNTSTEKKKTITSIFIAIALLIVMSSAAIVLVRKKRLMDAKRVLAENKSEQPEASGKSARTMKEQLFTLLEEAGIKSPGGMTRTELNDAMQEIKIPDETRSELPVVLDSLDRILYSPSREKESRIPDWITTKVEALLRALKKAGSSR; this is encoded by the coding sequence ATGGCCACAGGCTTCGCTCGTTATCGCTACCGCCCTTTTTTACTGCTTATCCTGGCGCTCCTTTGCGTTCCGGCATTCGCCGGAGCGTCAAAGGTGCTCGAAACCGAGCCATTCCTTGCCTCCTCAATAAACAACGATCACCCCTTTGTAGGCCAGGAGGTACTCCTGACCTATCGGCTCTATTTTAATACTGACGCACCAAAAATATCTGATGAAGTAGCTCCTTCTCTTCAGGGAGTATGGGCAAGTGAAACCAAAACAGAACGCTTTATCAGAAGTATCCCGGTAACAATTCAGGGAAAGCAGTTCAGAAGTGCCGTCATCAAGCAGTTCAAAGTGGTACCCATCCAGAGTGGCAAAATCACCTTGTCAGGCTACAGCATGCTGTGCACCATCCCGCAGGATAACGTCGCAATGGATGGAAAAGTACTCCCTGACAACCGTTTCCGTATAACAGCGCCCGCGCTTACCATCTCTGTCCATGCCCTGCCGGAACCCGTTCCGGATAAACTTTCCGGGGCAGTAGGCCTCTTCTCGCTCAACCTCATGGCCGACAAGCAAAAGCTCAAAACAGGAGAGCCACTCTCCCTGAAACTGACACTCGCCGGAACAGGGAGCCTCCTTACCCTTGAACTTCCCAGCCTGCTCATCCACGAGAGTTTTCGTCGTAACCCTCCGGAAAGAAAAACAATCCTGTCAAAAGAGTCAGAGTTGACATCGGGCACTATTATCTCAACAATGGTAGTCTGGCCCCAATCGAAAGGTGTTTTTCAGATCACCGCAACACCGCTTGTTGTTTTCAATCCTGAAACAAAACGGTTCAGCACTCTTTACGCACAACCTCTCACCATAACAGTCGACTCAACAGCACAACAAGCTACAGCCGACGAAAGTGCTCCTCTCAATACCTCTACAGAAAAAAAGAAAACCATCACCTCAATCTTCATTGCAATCGCATTGCTGATAGTAATGAGCTCTGCAGCAATTGTTTTGGTAAGAAAAAAGCGTCTTATGGACGCAAAGCGTGTACTGGCTGAAAACAAAAGTGAACAACCAGAAGCGTCTGGAAAATCTGCCCGAACCATGAAAGAGCAACTTTTCACCTTGCTGGAAGAGGCAGGCATAAAAAGCCCTGGAGGTATGACAAGGACAGAGCTGAACGATGCGATGCAGGAAATCAAAATCCCCGATGAAACCCGCTCAGAACTCCCCGTTGTGCTTGACTCATTGGACAGAATCCTTTACAGCCCTTCCAGAGAAAAAGAGAGCCGAATCCCTGACTGGATTACAACAAAAGTTGAAGCTCTCTTGCGTGCACTGAAAAAAGCAGGCTCTTCACGCTGA
- a CDS encoding metal ABC transporter permease, whose protein sequence is MLQEIFAFEFMRNALLAALLSSVACGVIGTYVVVKKIGFISGGIAHTAFGGIGLGYYLGINPLLGVIPFSLAAALAIGLLSKKGKVAEDTAIGTFWAVGMAVGVLFIGLKPGYAPDLFSYLFGNILTVPSFDLWMILLLDLLILAVVWLLSKEFLAISFDEEYAAVSGLQTTALYLVMLCLIALTVVVMVRVVGIVMVIALLTIPAAIARMLSRSLPGMMVRAVVLSALFSILGLWLSFLLDIASGATIILVAGFSFFLAQGWRFVSTFLRGR, encoded by the coding sequence ATGCTCCAAGAGATATTTGCCTTTGAATTCATGCGTAATGCGCTCCTTGCAGCACTGCTTTCCAGTGTTGCCTGTGGTGTTATTGGCACCTATGTGGTGGTCAAAAAGATTGGTTTTATCAGTGGAGGTATCGCGCATACGGCGTTTGGAGGGATTGGGCTGGGCTACTACCTTGGGATCAATCCGCTGCTTGGCGTTATTCCGTTCAGTTTGGCTGCAGCGCTGGCTATTGGTCTGTTGAGCAAGAAGGGAAAGGTTGCTGAAGATACCGCAATCGGAACGTTCTGGGCGGTCGGAATGGCCGTTGGAGTTCTTTTTATCGGCCTTAAGCCGGGGTATGCTCCCGATCTCTTCAGCTATCTTTTTGGCAATATTCTGACGGTTCCATCATTTGATCTGTGGATGATTCTGTTGCTCGATCTGCTTATTCTTGCTGTGGTATGGCTGCTGAGCAAGGAATTTCTTGCTATCTCGTTTGATGAGGAGTATGCTGCCGTATCGGGGTTGCAGACAACGGCACTCTATCTTGTAATGCTCTGTCTGATTGCCCTGACGGTGGTGGTTATGGTGCGTGTTGTGGGTATTGTGATGGTGATTGCGCTTCTGACGATTCCTGCAGCCATTGCGCGGATGCTGAGCCGCAGCTTGCCAGGGATGATGGTTCGGGCAGTTGTGCTTTCAGCGCTTTTCAGCATTTTGGGGCTCTGGCTCTCCTTTTTGCTTGATATTGCTTCCGGAGCAACCATTATTCTTGTTGCAGGGTTTTCCTTTTTTCTTGCGCAAGGATGGCGATTCGTCAGCACGTTCTTGAGGGGTCGATAA
- a CDS encoding c-type cytochrome: MKPFLPFLTVGLFFLGACGLEKPPASLEFPEAKTDAAPVAAPAAAPVAEPVKEEAPADPKLAAGKTIYDTNCAACHDAGMMGAPKPGDKAAWSARIAQGVEVMAKKSIDGFTGKAGMMPAKGGNASLTDEEVTNAVAFMADKSK, encoded by the coding sequence ATGAAGCCTTTCCTGCCTTTTTTGACCGTAGGACTCTTTTTCCTCGGTGCATGCGGCCTTGAAAAACCACCAGCCTCTCTTGAGTTTCCTGAAGCAAAGACTGACGCCGCACCAGTTGCTGCACCAGCCGCTGCTCCGGTTGCCGAGCCAGTAAAGGAAGAAGCACCGGCAGACCCAAAACTTGCCGCAGGAAAAACCATCTATGACACAAACTGTGCCGCATGTCACGACGCGGGTATGATGGGTGCACCGAAACCCGGAGACAAAGCCGCCTGGAGTGCCCGTATTGCTCAGGGGGTAGAAGTGATGGCTAAAAAATCAATTGACGGCTTCACAGGTAAAGCAGGCATGATGCCGGCAAAAGGTGGCAACGCCAGTTTGACAGATGAAGAGGTAACCAACGCTGTCGCCTTCATGGCCGACAAATCAAAGTAA
- the leuA gene encoding 2-isopropylmalate synthase, with translation MKKMKYRKYAAYPSVAITARSWPDKSITKAPIWCSVDLRDGNQALPVPMSVEEKVTMFQLLVSIGFKEIEVGFPSASATEFAFARRLIEERLIPDDVTIQVLTQAREHLIRKTFDAISGAKHAIVHLYNSTSTLQRDVVFRKNREEIKAIAVEGTALVRRLKDESGNAGIRFEYSPESFTGTELDYALDVCHAVMDTWGASADEKIILNLPSTVEMSQPNIYADRIEWFCRNIKARDAVLISVHAHNDRGTAVATAELAVMAGADRVEGALFGNGERCGNMDVVIMALNLFSQGVDPELDFSDLPRIREVYRRCTRMDIHPRNPYSGELVYTAFSGSHQDAISKGMKAQPLSPGGLWAVPYLPIDPQDVGCNYEAIVRINSQSGKGGVAYVLEKEYGIQIPKWMQPDFAEVVQAVADTTGVELSVEQIHDLFHAEYVKLRQPITLKKCQISWDDEEPRRQDEEDTTISCIVQTREKEFNFTAQGNGPLDAFVKGFVRESGVDFSVDEYAEHAIGRSAGALAIAYIKIGCTDGRVSFGAGIDSNISLASIKATVSALNRLP, from the coding sequence ATGAAAAAGATGAAGTATCGGAAGTATGCAGCGTATCCTTCGGTGGCCATTACCGCAAGGAGCTGGCCTGACAAGAGCATTACGAAAGCGCCGATATGGTGCAGTGTCGATCTTCGTGACGGAAACCAGGCGCTGCCCGTGCCGATGAGCGTTGAGGAAAAGGTAACCATGTTCCAGCTTCTTGTTTCTATTGGTTTCAAGGAGATTGAGGTTGGTTTTCCCTCAGCTTCGGCTACGGAGTTTGCTTTTGCCCGTCGGCTTATCGAAGAGCGTCTTATTCCTGATGATGTGACGATTCAGGTGTTGACCCAGGCGCGGGAGCACCTGATACGCAAGACCTTCGATGCCATCAGCGGAGCGAAACATGCCATTGTTCATCTCTACAACTCGACATCGACTTTGCAGCGGGATGTGGTTTTCCGCAAAAACAGGGAGGAGATCAAGGCGATTGCTGTTGAAGGAACGGCGCTTGTTCGCCGCCTGAAGGATGAGAGTGGTAATGCGGGAATCCGTTTCGAGTACAGCCCTGAAAGTTTTACCGGTACGGAGCTTGATTATGCGCTTGATGTCTGTCATGCGGTTATGGATACCTGGGGCGCTTCTGCGGATGAAAAGATCATTCTGAACCTTCCCTCAACGGTTGAAATGTCGCAGCCGAATATTTATGCCGACCGCATTGAGTGGTTCTGCCGCAACATCAAGGCGCGGGATGCTGTTCTGATCAGTGTGCACGCTCATAATGACCGTGGAACTGCGGTTGCTACTGCTGAATTGGCGGTGATGGCCGGTGCTGACCGTGTTGAGGGCGCCTTGTTCGGTAATGGCGAGCGGTGTGGTAACATGGATGTTGTCATTATGGCGCTGAACCTTTTCAGTCAGGGCGTCGATCCTGAGCTGGATTTTTCCGATCTTCCACGGATACGTGAGGTTTATCGCCGCTGTACCCGTATGGATATTCATCCTCGTAATCCCTACTCGGGGGAGTTGGTCTATACGGCTTTTTCCGGTTCGCATCAGGATGCAATCAGCAAGGGGATGAAAGCGCAACCTCTCTCACCCGGTGGGTTGTGGGCTGTTCCCTATCTGCCGATTGACCCTCAGGATGTTGGTTGCAATTATGAGGCTATCGTGCGTATCAACAGTCAGTCGGGTAAGGGTGGGGTGGCCTATGTGCTGGAGAAGGAGTATGGTATCCAGATACCGAAATGGATGCAGCCTGATTTTGCTGAAGTGGTACAGGCTGTTGCTGATACGACTGGTGTCGAGTTGTCGGTGGAGCAGATTCATGATCTTTTTCATGCTGAATATGTCAAACTCCGGCAGCCGATTACGCTCAAGAAGTGTCAGATCAGTTGGGATGATGAAGAGCCTCGTCGTCAGGATGAAGAGGATACCACCATAAGCTGTATCGTACAGACCCGGGAGAAGGAGTTCAATTTCACCGCACAGGGTAATGGTCCTCTTGATGCCTTTGTCAAAGGATTTGTGCGGGAGAGTGGAGTGGATTTCAGTGTTGATGAGTATGCAGAACATGCTATCGGGCGAAGCGCCGGGGCTCTTGCTATAGCTTATATCAAGATTGGCTGTACCGATGGACGGGTTTCTTTTGGTGCAGGGATCGATTCGAATATCAGTCTTGCCTCAATCAAGGCAACGGTAAGTGCCCTGAACAGACTGCCGTAA
- a CDS encoding c-type cytochrome: MSRFLSAAFCALFVFSMSSTDAQAAYNAAAGKTVYDANCSTCHKTGIMGAPKTGDKAVWAPRLSLGEAVLVSKSIKGFTGKKGMMPAKGGNPKLTDAQVGNAVAFMIQQSK, translated from the coding sequence ATGTCTCGTTTTCTTTCAGCCGCCTTTTGCGCACTTTTTGTTTTTTCCATGAGCTCAACCGATGCCCAGGCTGCCTACAATGCCGCAGCAGGAAAAACCGTGTACGACGCCAACTGTTCAACCTGTCACAAGACCGGCATAATGGGAGCTCCTAAAACCGGCGATAAGGCGGTATGGGCACCCCGTCTCTCCTTGGGAGAGGCTGTACTTGTCAGCAAATCCATCAAAGGCTTCACAGGCAAAAAAGGGATGATGCCCGCAAAAGGTGGTAATCCAAAGCTCACCGACGCCCAGGTCGGCAATGCTGTAGCGTTCATGATCCAGCAGAGCAAATAA
- the proC gene encoding pyrroline-5-carboxylate reductase produces MNDLHIGFVGTGRIARALIAGLSQREGTFLAGFDKEPAALASIAADYPVLPCLSIIELALKSQVIILAVKPYQMEEVLGELKPVLGAKHLLISVAAGISSEFIRKFAQAETRVIRVMPNTPAFVGKGMTALCRGKMATDEDLLLASDLFRSIGQVAILDESQMDAATALSGSGPAYMFHILDALAEGGVQCGLSPAEALLLGAQTMIGAATMVLSGQKSPAELKRDVTTPGGTTEAGLKVMDEKNIRQILVETVAAAAARSRELMK; encoded by the coding sequence ATGAACGATCTTCATATTGGCTTTGTCGGAACAGGAAGAATTGCCCGTGCGCTTATTGCCGGACTCAGCCAGAGAGAAGGGACTTTTCTTGCAGGATTTGACAAGGAACCAGCCGCTCTTGCCTCCATTGCCGCCGATTACCCTGTTTTGCCATGCCTCTCAATTATAGAACTTGCCCTGAAATCACAGGTCATTATTCTTGCCGTCAAACCCTACCAGATGGAAGAGGTACTCGGGGAGCTGAAACCCGTTCTCGGCGCCAAACACCTGCTTATCAGCGTTGCAGCGGGAATTTCCTCGGAGTTTATCAGGAAATTTGCACAAGCGGAAACACGTGTTATCAGGGTAATGCCTAATACACCAGCATTTGTTGGAAAGGGAATGACCGCTCTTTGCCGGGGGAAAATGGCTACAGACGAAGATCTCCTTCTTGCCTCTGACCTTTTCCGTTCCATTGGCCAGGTGGCGATCCTTGATGAGTCGCAGATGGATGCAGCAACAGCCCTCTCCGGCAGCGGACCGGCCTACATGTTCCATATTCTGGATGCTCTGGCCGAGGGAGGTGTACAGTGCGGCCTTTCCCCTGCTGAAGCCCTCCTCCTTGGTGCACAAACCATGATCGGGGCCGCAACAATGGTACTCTCTGGACAGAAAAGCCCGGCAGAGCTCAAACGGGATGTTACAACTCCAGGAGGAACAACAGAAGCTGGACTGAAGGTCATGGATGAAAAAAATATCCGGCAGATTCTGGTTGAAACAGTTGCCGCCGCTGCGGCACGCTCCAGAGAACTCATGAAATAA
- a CDS encoding YceD family protein, with amino-acid sequence MHKEKSLIEIGLVTLVEGTNEFHFTCNAADFAGRQLAEAGFTREIALHVIAEKSADEITITINTSTLADFTCDICLAPVSKNLTGTLVLSYIFGTAHDADHEGDEDYSRLDRNAESIDITGEVCETLLLSLPMKVTCTDNPDCRLYGSTGYMEENEEPQSGTNTLWHESLEKLKKNIVN; translated from the coding sequence ATGCATAAAGAAAAATCGCTGATAGAGATTGGTCTGGTTACTCTTGTGGAGGGAACCAATGAGTTCCATTTCACCTGTAATGCGGCAGATTTTGCCGGTCGTCAGTTGGCTGAGGCTGGTTTTACAAGAGAGATTGCGCTGCATGTGATTGCTGAAAAAAGTGCCGATGAAATAACCATAACCATCAACACTTCGACGCTGGCTGATTTCACGTGCGATATCTGCCTTGCACCAGTATCAAAAAACCTGACAGGGACACTTGTGCTCTCCTATATCTTCGGTACCGCTCATGATGCTGATCATGAAGGAGATGAAGATTACAGTCGCCTGGACAGAAATGCTGAATCCATTGACATTACCGGAGAAGTGTGCGAAACGCTGCTGCTTTCGTTACCCATGAAGGTGACCTGTACGGATAACCCTGACTGCAGGCTTTACGGCAGCACAGGATATATGGAAGAAAATGAAGAGCCTCAGTCCGGCACGAACACGCTGTGGCATGAGTCCCTTGAAAAGCTGAAAAAAAATATCGTTAACTGA
- a CDS encoding metal ABC transporter ATP-binding protein, producing MTTPVIECNRLSVELGGVMVLDGVTLSVCKGDYLGLVGPNGGGKTTLLRVILGLEKSSGGSVSVFGALPGSFPERIGYVPQRLFFDREFPISVRELVLMGRLSKKKLFQHFNRIDREKADAALGVAGLERLADRRIGTLSGGELQRTLIARALAGEPELLLLDEPTASVDPQMKTTIYDLLDNQKKKLTIVLVSHDIGGIKDHVSGIATLNTTLYAPRDICL from the coding sequence ATGACGACTCCTGTTATCGAGTGTAACCGGCTTTCGGTCGAGCTTGGGGGAGTAATGGTGCTTGATGGCGTGACCCTGTCAGTCTGCAAGGGAGATTATCTCGGTCTTGTCGGGCCAAATGGCGGGGGGAAGACCACATTGCTCAGGGTGATTCTTGGCTTGGAGAAATCATCCGGGGGGAGTGTGAGCGTTTTTGGTGCTCTGCCCGGAAGCTTTCCTGAGCGTATCGGTTATGTACCCCAGCGGCTGTTTTTTGACCGCGAATTTCCGATCAGTGTTCGTGAGCTGGTGCTTATGGGGAGGCTGTCGAAAAAAAAACTGTTTCAGCACTTTAACCGTATCGACAGGGAGAAGGCTGATGCGGCGCTTGGCGTGGCTGGTCTGGAACGGCTGGCTGATCGGAGGATTGGTACCTTGTCGGGAGGAGAGTTGCAGCGGACTCTTATTGCCCGGGCTCTTGCCGGGGAGCCCGAATTGCTGCTGCTCGATGAACCGACAGCAAGCGTTGATCCGCAGATGAAAACCACCATTTACGATTTGCTCGATAACCAGAAAAAAAAGCTCACCATAGTCCTTGTCAGCCACGATATCGGAGGAATAAAAGATCATGTGAGTGGAATTGCTACTCTGAACACTACCCTTTATGCTCCAAGAGATATTTGCCTTTGA
- a CDS encoding metal ABC transporter solute-binding protein, Zn/Mn family: MVRFVIKCIAVLPLLLFFAGCVQPARRGKLQVVASIAPLSYFAERIGGSHVSVSVMVPPGGNPHSYEPAPRQMVKLGEATLFIKAGSGVEFELDWMDRFLSINRELRVCNGAEGVRLIPIKHHDEQETHHHEQDAHHHEGYDPHYWLSPANGVIIARNIEKALVLADPAHRDDYAVNCSKLVAELQALDREIRQKVASLKSRRFLVFHPAWGYYAEAYQFEQIAVEEEGKTLTPGQMQRVIEKAKANHIKVVFVSPQFNISQAKTIAAEIGGVTRSVDPLAADYQENLRSATQAFSESLP; this comes from the coding sequence ATGGTGAGGTTTGTGATAAAATGTATTGCGGTGCTGCCCCTTTTGCTTTTTTTTGCAGGATGCGTTCAGCCTGCAAGGAGAGGGAAGTTACAGGTTGTTGCTTCTATTGCACCCCTCTCCTACTTTGCAGAAAGGATCGGAGGCAGCCATGTTTCCGTTTCAGTAATGGTACCGCCGGGCGGAAACCCTCACAGTTATGAGCCTGCTCCCCGGCAAATGGTTAAACTCGGCGAGGCAACCCTTTTCATCAAGGCGGGTTCCGGGGTTGAGTTTGAGCTGGATTGGATGGATCGTTTTTTGTCGATCAACAGGGAGCTGAGGGTTTGTAATGGAGCAGAGGGTGTTCGCCTGATTCCGATAAAGCATCATGATGAACAAGAGACACATCATCACGAACAAGATGCACATCATCACGAAGGTTACGATCCTCATTACTGGCTCTCACCTGCAAACGGGGTGATTATTGCCCGAAATATCGAAAAAGCTCTTGTTTTGGCAGATCCGGCGCACAGGGATGATTATGCCGTGAACTGCAGTAAGCTTGTTGCGGAGCTGCAGGCGCTCGACAGGGAGATTCGACAGAAGGTTGCCAGCTTAAAGAGCAGGCGTTTTCTGGTTTTCCATCCGGCGTGGGGGTACTACGCCGAAGCATACCAGTTTGAACAGATCGCAGTTGAGGAGGAGGGCAAAACGCTTACTCCAGGGCAGATGCAGCGAGTTATTGAAAAAGCCAAAGCGAACCATATCAAGGTGGTTTTTGTCTCTCCCCAGTTTAATATTTCCCAGGCGAAAACCATTGCTGCAGAAATTGGTGGGGTAACCCGCAGTGTTGATCCCCTCGCTGCTGATTATCAGGAAAATCTCCGAAGTGCGACACAGGCGTTTAGCGAAAGCTTGCCATGA
- a CDS encoding glycerophosphodiester phosphodiesterase family protein has protein sequence MAFEIQAHRGGRALFPENTLHAFCHAASLGIRVLELDLVVSKDHQILVSHDPWLSAPLCADAHGHQLSAEDRFRYIIYEMNSADIASFDCGLPHPSFPGQLRVASFKPPLATVFREVDSYIVSSGMKGEMIYNLEIKSWPDKDDLFHPPPDQYAALVVQLIETAGLSLRVRIQSFDERVIRAAWRVNPRLCYGLLIEERHNPDRLMLELGFVPRYVNPHFSLVEREMTEAFHEKGIGMIPWTVNRREEMLAMKSLGAEGIITDYPERAIALFGLPD, from the coding sequence ATGGCATTCGAAATACAGGCTCACCGGGGTGGAAGGGCCCTCTTTCCTGAAAATACCCTTCATGCTTTCTGTCATGCCGCCTCTCTTGGCATCAGGGTTCTTGAGCTTGATTTGGTTGTATCGAAAGATCATCAGATTCTTGTTTCCCATGATCCATGGCTTTCAGCCCCTCTCTGTGCTGATGCTCATGGTCATCAGTTGAGCGCTGAAGATCGGTTTCGTTACATCATTTATGAGATGAACTCTGCCGATATCGCCTCTTTTGACTGTGGGTTGCCTCATCCCTCTTTTCCGGGCCAGCTTCGTGTTGCTTCCTTCAAACCACCTCTTGCCACCGTATTCAGGGAGGTCGACTCCTATATAGTGTCGTCGGGTATGAAGGGAGAAATGATCTATAATCTTGAAATCAAATCGTGGCCAGACAAGGATGATTTGTTTCATCCGCCGCCTGACCAATATGCTGCGCTGGTTGTTCAGCTTATAGAAACTGCCGGGTTATCATTGCGAGTCAGGATTCAGTCTTTTGATGAGAGGGTGATTCGGGCTGCGTGGAGAGTGAACCCTCGGCTCTGTTATGGACTTTTGATTGAGGAGAGGCACAATCCCGACAGACTTATGCTGGAGCTTGGTTTTGTTCCCCGATATGTCAATCCCCATTTTTCTCTTGTTGAGAGGGAGATGACAGAAGCTTTTCATGAAAAGGGTATCGGCATGATACCCTGGACGGTCAACCGGAGGGAGGAGATGCTGGCCATGAAGTCGCTTGGAGCTGAAGGGATCATCACGGATTATCCCGAACGAGCAATTGCTCTTTTTGGTTTGCCGGATTAG
- the rpmF gene encoding 50S ribosomal protein L32, which produces MANPKAKMSKSRRDKRRAQFNARTKPATTVNCPNCGEPTLPHRACRHCGHYRGRCVVNKLAKS; this is translated from the coding sequence ATGGCAAATCCAAAAGCCAAAATGTCGAAATCCCGAAGGGATAAAAGACGCGCCCAATTCAATGCCCGCACAAAACCGGCAACTACGGTCAACTGTCCAAACTGCGGCGAACCAACTCTTCCCCACCGTGCATGCCGCCATTGCGGACACTACAGGGGCAGATGTGTCGTCAATAAACTGGCAAAGAGCTGA
- a CDS encoding B12-binding domain-containing radical SAM protein, with the protein MPRQKNVLLVFLPSESGVDGARSLYDEKRSNPLLRSFNHSLRSLIKQSQFAIPPLSLMILSSLDVPGVEQSICDMRFEEFPFDKTWDLVGISVQTGMARKAFTLADQLRSRGIAVVLGGAHVTLFTDSCKPHADVLVLGEADDLWKEVLTDLTTERLKPLYQSANFPDLNISRPVSKRSLVKNRYFTTNLIQTGRGCQYNCDFCNVHLLNGHTLRRRAIADVVSEVERFKLHDQRIFFFVDDSINADPLYAQELFRQLIPLKIRWFGQSTTTLGQQHELLETFARSGCQALLVGIESIEAKSRHAHKKNQNRAGELVCAIKNIREAGISLYGSFIYGLDGDTLDTPAAILDFINQTKLDVPGINILRPIPGTKVFERLREEGRLLFDPLDVTAYRYSFGQEMLYQPKNIPLDAFVESYSLLTRQVFSIKNALIRGVRAPQAKSAVMLFNLFYAHLYRLSRHDLQQQMEKKHTKKPFCHTPNNF; encoded by the coding sequence ATGCCGAGACAAAAAAATGTTCTGCTGGTTTTTCTTCCATCGGAAAGCGGTGTTGATGGTGCCCGTTCTCTTTACGACGAGAAAAGGAGCAACCCTCTGTTACGGAGCTTCAACCACTCACTCAGAAGCTTGATCAAACAGAGTCAGTTTGCTATTCCACCGCTCTCGCTCATGATCCTGAGCTCTCTTGACGTACCGGGAGTCGAGCAGTCGATCTGCGACATGCGATTCGAGGAATTTCCCTTTGATAAAACATGGGATCTGGTAGGCATAAGCGTCCAGACAGGAATGGCAAGAAAAGCGTTCACTCTTGCCGATCAACTCCGTTCCAGAGGAATTGCAGTTGTCCTCGGAGGCGCACATGTAACGCTCTTCACCGACTCCTGCAAACCCCATGCAGATGTTCTTGTACTTGGAGAGGCTGATGACCTCTGGAAGGAGGTACTGACCGACCTCACAACAGAGAGACTCAAACCGCTCTATCAATCCGCCAACTTTCCCGATCTCAACATCTCAAGGCCTGTCAGTAAACGATCACTGGTCAAAAACCGATACTTCACCACAAACCTTATCCAGACAGGAAGGGGGTGCCAGTACAACTGCGACTTCTGCAATGTGCATCTCCTGAACGGCCATACTCTCCGCAGAAGAGCAATTGCTGACGTTGTCAGTGAAGTTGAACGCTTTAAACTTCATGACCAGAGAATATTCTTTTTTGTTGATGACTCCATAAACGCCGATCCCCTCTATGCCCAGGAACTTTTCCGGCAACTCATCCCCCTCAAAATCCGCTGGTTCGGACAATCCACAACCACCCTCGGCCAGCAGCATGAACTGCTTGAAACCTTCGCCCGTTCTGGATGCCAGGCTCTCCTGGTTGGTATTGAGAGTATCGAAGCAAAAAGCCGACATGCACATAAAAAAAATCAAAACCGGGCGGGTGAACTTGTCTGCGCAATTAAAAATATCCGGGAAGCAGGAATCAGCCTTTACGGCAGTTTCATTTACGGTCTCGACGGCGACACGCTCGACACTCCGGCCGCAATCCTTGATTTCATAAACCAGACAAAGCTCGACGTTCCCGGCATCAATATTTTGCGCCCCATTCCTGGGACAAAGGTTTTCGAACGACTCCGCGAAGAGGGACGACTGCTGTTCGATCCCCTTGATGTTACCGCATATCGTTATTCGTTCGGCCAGGAGATGCTTTACCAGCCAAAAAACATTCCTCTCGACGCCTTTGTCGAGAGCTATTCACTCCTTACACGACAAGTGTTCAGCATCAAAAATGCCCTTATCAGAGGCGTGAGAGCTCCACAAGCAAAAAGTGCCGTGATGCTCTTCAATCTCTTCTACGCCCATCTCTACAGACTTTCCCGCCACGATTTACAGCAACAGATGGAAAAAAAACATACAAAAAAACCATTTTGCCATACGCCGAATAATTTTTAA
- a CDS encoding YqaE/Pmp3 family membrane protein, whose amino-acid sequence MDIRRWILAVVLPPAAVTNKEAGTIMLTGLLTLFGWLPGAAFAIFMMLQEQRQVKA is encoded by the coding sequence ATGGATATTCGCAGATGGATTCTTGCAGTTGTTCTTCCCCCGGCTGCAGTTACAAACAAAGAGGCCGGGACGATCATGCTGACCGGGCTTCTCACGCTGTTCGGCTGGTTGCCGGGTGCCGCTTTCGCAATCTTCATGATGCTCCAGGAGCAACGCCAGGTAAAAGCCTGA